Proteins encoded by one window of Winogradskyella sp. PG-2:
- the murQ gene encoding N-acetylmuramic acid 6-phosphate etherase — protein sequence MIFTKTTEQDSHYNNLENMSINEIITNINKEDKTVALTVEKVLPQIEALTEQIVLKLKKGGRLFYIGAGTSGRLGILDASECPPTFGVSHDLVIGLIAGGDDAIRKAVENAEDSTTQGWQDLKAFNVSINDVVVGIAASGTTPYVISTLKKCNELNILTGCITCNEASPLALTAKFPIEVVVGPEFLTGSSRMKAGTAQKLVLNMITTTSMIQLGKVKGNKMVDMQLSNDKLVNRGIKMIMNQLKISEEDATQLLTKYKNVRKSIAAYGRE from the coding sequence ATGATTTTTACCAAAACCACTGAACAAGACTCTCATTATAATAATCTGGAAAATATGTCCATCAATGAGATTATTACTAATATAAATAAGGAAGATAAGACTGTTGCATTGACCGTAGAAAAAGTATTACCTCAAATTGAAGCTCTTACAGAACAAATAGTTCTCAAATTAAAAAAAGGCGGGCGATTATTCTACATTGGAGCAGGTACTAGTGGACGATTAGGTATACTTGATGCATCAGAATGTCCACCAACGTTTGGTGTTTCTCATGATTTAGTAATTGGTCTTATTGCTGGTGGAGATGATGCAATAAGAAAAGCGGTTGAAAATGCAGAAGACTCAACAACGCAAGGTTGGCAGGATTTAAAAGCTTTCAATGTTTCAATCAATGATGTTGTTGTTGGTATTGCTGCATCAGGAACTACACCTTATGTTATAAGTACTTTAAAAAAATGTAATGAATTAAATATATTGACTGGTTGTATTACATGTAATGAAGCTAGTCCGTTAGCATTGACAGCAAAATTTCCAATAGAAGTTGTTGTTGGTCCAGAATTTTTAACTGGTAGTTCTAGAATGAAAGCTGGTACAGCTCAAAAACTAGTTCTTAATATGATTACCACAACATCTATGATTCAACTAGGAAAAGTAAAAGGAAATAAAATGGTGGATATGCAACTGAGTAATGATAAGTTGGTGAATAGAGGTATCAAAATGATTATGAATCAATTAAAGATTTCCGAAGAAGATGCAACTCAATTACTTACTAAGTATAAAAACGTAAGAAAAAGTATAGCAGCATATGGACGAGAATAA
- a CDS encoding DUF6095 family protein: protein MDENNRTDKVILLKGLKQMGICLILMFTGPSVFRVAVINDTKPLYIPLLTLSILICIAAIYFLYKGINTILDSIFKNKK from the coding sequence ATGGACGAGAATAATAGAACTGATAAAGTTATTTTGTTAAAGGGGTTAAAACAAATGGGTATTTGTCTTATACTTATGTTTACAGGTCCTAGTGTTTTTCGAGTAGCAGTTATAAATGATACTAAACCACTTTACATTCCATTATTGACATTGTCTATTCTTATTTGTATTGCTGCAATCTATTTCCTTTACAAGGGAATCAACACTATTTTAGATAGCATATTTAAAAATAAAAAGTAA
- the thrS gene encoding threonine--tRNA ligase, with the protein MIKITLPDGSVRSFDKDVTPHEVAVDISEGFARNVISAKFNDTVVETTTPLTTDGSLTLYTFRDDAGKKAFWHSSAHVLAQALEELYPAVKLWVGPAIDNGFYYDVDLGEGVISEKDFKTIETKMIEIARGKHNFKMRDVSKAEALSYYKGKNDYKVDLIENLEDDTLSFCDHSSFTDLCRGGHIPNTGIIKAVKILSVAGAYYKGDEKNKQLTRVYGVSFPKQKELTEYLHLLEEAKKRDHRKLGKELELFTFSQKVGQGLPLWLPKGAALRERLENFLKAAQKKAGYEMVVTPHIGNKDLYVTSGHFAKYGEDSFQPINTPAEGEEFLLKPMNCPHHCEIYNSKPFSYKDLPKRFAEFGTVYRYEQSGELHGLTRVRGFTQDDAHIFCTPDQLDAEFKEVIDLVLYVFGSLGFEDFKAQVSLRDPEKPEKYIGSDENWDKAEQAILNAAIDKGLNYVVETGEAAFYGPKLDFMVNDALGRQWQLGTIQVDYNLPERFDLTYKGSDNEMHRPVMIHRAPFGSLERFVAILLEHTGGNFPLWLMPEQAIIISISEKYEKYAEKVLNLMENDEIRALADNRNETVGKKIREAEMQKFPFMIILGEQEEKDNTITVRQHGGEDLGTITVNEFINIVKDRVNKSLKTFK; encoded by the coding sequence ATGATTAAAATTACTCTACCTGACGGTTCTGTTAGATCTTTTGACAAAGATGTAACACCACATGAAGTGGCTGTAGATATTAGCGAGGGATTTGCTCGTAATGTTATTTCAGCAAAATTCAATGATACAGTTGTTGAAACTACCACTCCTTTAACCACAGATGGTAGTCTTACTTTATACACATTTAGAGATGATGCTGGCAAAAAAGCTTTTTGGCATTCTTCTGCTCACGTTTTGGCTCAGGCATTAGAAGAATTGTATCCTGCTGTAAAACTATGGGTAGGCCCAGCAATTGATAACGGGTTTTATTATGATGTTGATTTAGGTGAAGGCGTAATTTCTGAAAAAGACTTTAAGACGATTGAAACTAAAATGATAGAAATTGCTAGAGGCAAGCATAATTTTAAAATGCGTGATGTTTCTAAAGCAGAAGCTTTATCATACTATAAAGGAAAGAACGACTATAAAGTTGATTTAATTGAAAACCTTGAAGATGACACTTTAAGTTTTTGTGATCATTCATCATTTACAGATTTATGTCGAGGTGGTCATATTCCAAACACAGGAATTATTAAAGCTGTAAAAATACTTAGTGTTGCTGGTGCTTATTATAAAGGAGATGAAAAAAACAAACAATTAACTAGAGTTTATGGAGTTTCATTTCCCAAACAAAAAGAACTTACTGAATATCTCCACTTATTAGAGGAAGCAAAAAAGCGAGATCATAGAAAACTTGGTAAAGAACTTGAACTATTTACTTTTTCTCAAAAAGTAGGGCAAGGTTTACCGTTATGGCTACCTAAAGGAGCAGCTTTACGAGAACGCTTAGAAAATTTCCTTAAAGCTGCCCAAAAGAAGGCTGGTTATGAAATGGTTGTAACACCTCATATTGGCAATAAAGATCTATATGTCACTTCTGGCCACTTTGCTAAATATGGTGAAGACAGTTTTCAACCTATTAATACCCCAGCTGAAGGTGAAGAGTTTTTACTTAAACCTATGAATTGCCCACATCATTGTGAAATATATAATAGTAAACCTTTTTCATATAAAGATTTACCAAAACGTTTTGCAGAATTTGGTACAGTATATAGATATGAACAAAGTGGTGAACTTCATGGTTTAACACGTGTAAGAGGGTTTACTCAGGATGACGCACATATTTTTTGTACGCCAGATCAATTAGATGCAGAATTTAAAGAAGTTATTGATTTAGTCTTATATGTATTTGGCTCATTAGGTTTTGAAGATTTTAAGGCACAAGTATCATTAAGAGACCCTGAAAAACCAGAAAAGTATATAGGTAGTGATGAAAACTGGGATAAAGCAGAGCAAGCTATCTTAAATGCTGCAATTGACAAAGGTTTAAATTATGTTGTAGAAACAGGAGAAGCTGCTTTTTATGGACCAAAGTTAGATTTTATGGTAAATGATGCTCTTGGACGACAATGGCAATTGGGCACAATACAAGTAGATTACAATTTACCAGAGCGTTTTGATTTAACTTATAAAGGTAGTGATAATGAAATGCATAGACCTGTTATGATTCATCGTGCACCCTTTGGTAGTTTAGAACGTTTTGTAGCGATTTTACTAGAACACACGGGCGGAAACTTCCCACTTTGGTTAATGCCAGAACAAGCAATTATTATCTCGATTAGTGAGAAATATGAAAAATACGCGGAAAAAGTTTTAAATTTGATGGAAAATGACGAAATTCGCGCCCTTGCAGACAATAGAAATGAAACTGTAGGTAAGAAAATTCGTGAAGCAGAAATGCAAAAGTTCCCGTTTATGATTATCCTTGGTGAGCAAGAAGAAAAAGATAATACAATAACTGTACGTCAACATGGTGGTGAAGATCTTGGCACAATTACTGTAAATGAATTTATAAATATTGTAAAAGATAGAGTAAATAAAAGCCTAAAAACTTTTAAATAA
- the infC gene encoding translation initiation factor IF-3, whose protein sequence is MVKEDQHNINSKIRAEEVRLVGDNVEIGVYPTKQALNIADEQGLDLVEISPNAKPPVCKVMDYKKFLYEQKKRDKALKSKATKVVVKEIRFGPNTDDHDYEFKKKHAVKFLKDGAKLKAFVFFKGRSIVFKEQGQILLLRLAQDLEEYGKVEQMPKLEGKRMIMFIAPKKK, encoded by the coding sequence GTGGTCAAAGAAGATCAACACAATATTAATTCTAAAATTAGAGCTGAAGAAGTTCGACTTGTTGGAGATAATGTTGAAATTGGTGTATATCCTACTAAACAAGCTCTAAACATCGCCGATGAACAAGGTTTAGATCTTGTTGAGATTTCGCCAAATGCGAAACCGCCCGTTTGTAAAGTAATGGATTATAAAAAATTCCTTTACGAACAAAAGAAAAGAGATAAAGCTTTGAAATCTAAAGCTACCAAAGTTGTAGTTAAAGAAATTCGGTTTGGACCTAATACGGATGACCATGACTATGAATTTAAGAAAAAACATGCCGTTAAGTTCTTAAAAGATGGAGCAAAGCTCAAAGCTTTTGTATTTTTTAAAGGACGATCCATTGTCTTTAAAGAGCAAGGTCAAATTTTATTATTAAGATTAGCTCAAGATCTTGAAGAATATGGCAAGGTAGAACAAATGCCAAAGTTAGAAGGTAAGCGAATGATTATGTTCATCGCACCAAAAAAGAAATAA
- the rpmI gene encoding 50S ribosomal protein L35 yields the protein MPKMKTKSSAKKRFKLTGTGKIKRKHAFKSHILTKKSKKRKLKLTHDGLVHKSDEDNIKTMLRLK from the coding sequence ATGCCTAAAATGAAAACAAAATCGAGTGCTAAGAAACGTTTCAAACTAACTGGCACTGGTAAGATTAAAAGAAAGCATGCTTTTAAGAGTCATATATTGACAAAAAAATCTAAAAAGCGTAAGCTTAAGTTAACTCACGATGGTTTAGTACATAAATCAGATGAGGATAACATTAAAACAATGTTACGTTTAAAGTAA
- the rplT gene encoding 50S ribosomal protein L20, protein MPRSVNSVAKRARRKKVLKQAKGYFGRRKNVWTVAKNAVDKAMQYSYRDRRNKKRTFRALWIMRINAGARQHGMSYSKFMGKLKANKIELNRKVLADLAMNHPEAFEAIVNKVK, encoded by the coding sequence ATGCCAAGATCAGTAAATTCAGTTGCAAAAAGAGCTAGAAGAAAAAAAGTTCTTAAGCAAGCAAAAGGTTACTTCGGAAGACGTAAAAACGTTTGGACAGTAGCAAAGAATGCGGTTGACAAAGCGATGCAATATTCGTACAGAGACCGTAGAAATAAAAAGAGAACATTCCGTGCGTTATGGATTATGCGTATTAATGCAGGTGCAAGACAACATGGAATGAGCTATTCAAAGTTCATGGGAAAATTAAAAGCCAATAAAATCGAATTGAATCGTAAGGTTCTTGCAGATTTAGCTATGAATCACCCAGAAGCTTTTGAAGCTATAGTTAACAAAGTAAAATAA
- a CDS encoding adenylate/guanylate cyclase domain-containing protein, whose amino-acid sequence MNIRLKVLLELVFTSIIFWVIAFFLFSLIRYNGIEEELSLFSDDVLNLPIRAYYEFAIIVGFLLGLVYAIIEFLFDIFISKRLALGISILVKSIIYFVLIIVLLSTISLLVEEQIDIDLPNERGWWRRDPFFWTTVIYSITSSIVFSLIRIANDKFGRGIFINVLIGKYRKPQEEERILMFLDLKDSTKIAEKLGHIEYSKFIQDCFIDLNRILSRFEAEVYQYVGDEAVLSWLPKKGFKNNNCISMFFAFEKRLNKREDYYAKKYNHKPEFKAGIHCGKIMVTEVRYVKKEIAYHGDVINTAARLQKLCNTYNKSLLVSKSVLNNLSISETHYQLLSNGIALKGKKDTVEVYAL is encoded by the coding sequence ATGAACATAAGATTAAAAGTATTATTAGAATTAGTATTTACATCAATTATATTTTGGGTAATTGCTTTTTTTCTTTTTTCCCTTATAAGATATAATGGTATTGAAGAAGAGTTAAGTCTTTTTTCAGATGATGTTTTAAACTTGCCTATTAGAGCCTACTATGAGTTTGCTATAATAGTTGGTTTTTTATTGGGTCTTGTATATGCTATCATTGAGTTTTTATTTGATATTTTTATTAGTAAAAGACTTGCTTTAGGAATTAGTATACTTGTAAAATCTATAATTTATTTTGTTTTAATTATAGTCTTACTGAGTACCATATCTTTATTAGTCGAAGAGCAGATAGATATAGATTTGCCAAATGAAAGAGGTTGGTGGAGAAGAGATCCATTCTTTTGGACCACGGTTATTTACTCTATTACAAGTTCTATTGTTTTCTCTTTGATAAGGATTGCTAATGACAAATTTGGAAGAGGTATTTTTATTAATGTTCTTATTGGAAAATATAGAAAACCTCAAGAAGAGGAAAGAATCTTAATGTTTTTAGATCTAAAAGATTCGACTAAAATTGCGGAGAAGTTAGGGCATATTGAGTATAGTAAATTCATTCAAGATTGTTTTATAGATTTAAATAGGATCCTTAGTAGGTTTGAAGCAGAAGTTTATCAATATGTTGGTGATGAAGCCGTGTTGAGTTGGTTGCCAAAAAAAGGCTTCAAAAATAATAATTGTATTAGTATGTTTTTCGCTTTTGAAAAGAGATTAAACAAAAGAGAGGATTACTATGCTAAAAAATACAATCATAAACCAGAGTTTAAAGCTGGTATACATTGTGGGAAAATAATGGTAACTGAAGTTCGTTATGTAAAAAAAGAAATAGCTTATCATGGAGATGTCATTAATACTGCAGCGAGATTACAAAAGTTATGTAATACCTATAATAAATCTCTTTTAGTGTCAAAAAGTGTGCTTAATAATCTGAGTATTTCTGAAACTCATTACCAATTATTGTCTAATGGTATTGCGCTTAAAGGAAAGAAAGATACAGTTGAAGTTTACGCATTATAA
- a CDS encoding DUF6252 family protein produces the protein MFISCENEPYEGPLDFNTQISCEEANENLTLAESNFDDVNAANYNLYCQEYRDALEDYISACPDDNSEISMLLDNLGDCELSSYFQVDFDGSTFFADSAEASIEQGQISIKGIRGTNEETVELIVNATSQGTYSLGVSANNNQLNIGLYSPDSNSLNAWQSVNPSNEAQGEITITKIDYFNSVISGTFNFTAYDEVNGTKEFSNGIFENILFTKANDFFAKVDGVEFVDVQIVPGINNFGWIGLLARDQQNEEIFISVRYNATPGTYSLSQDSSFTGFDYSPSFQDFHYGDGSVTVLIHNPETNFLMGTFSCTALPELDGVGTYEITEGRFCVTYLDGSFIED, from the coding sequence GTGTTCATATCATGTGAAAATGAGCCTTATGAAGGTCCTTTAGATTTCAATACTCAAATTTCTTGTGAAGAGGCAAATGAAAATTTAACATTAGCTGAATCTAATTTTGATGATGTTAATGCAGCTAATTACAATTTATACTGTCAAGAATATAGAGACGCATTAGAAGACTATATCTCGGCTTGTCCAGATGATAATAGTGAAATTTCAATGCTTTTAGATAACTTAGGGGATTGTGAACTTTCCTCTTATTTTCAGGTTGATTTTGATGGCTCAACTTTTTTTGCTGACTCTGCTGAGGCAAGCATAGAGCAAGGTCAAATATCTATAAAAGGTATACGAGGCACAAATGAGGAAACCGTAGAACTAATAGTAAATGCTACAAGTCAAGGAACTTATAGTTTGGGAGTTTCTGCAAATAATAACCAACTAAATATTGGGCTGTATTCACCAGATAGTAATAGTTTAAACGCTTGGCAGTCTGTTAATCCTTCTAACGAGGCACAAGGAGAAATTACTATTACTAAAATTGATTATTTTAACTCCGTTATTTCTGGAACTTTTAATTTTACAGCTTATGATGAAGTTAATGGTACTAAGGAGTTTAGTAATGGCATATTCGAAAACATTCTTTTTACAAAAGCTAATGACTTTTTTGCTAAAGTGGATGGAGTTGAATTTGTAGATGTTCAAATTGTACCAGGTATTAATAATTTTGGATGGATAGGACTTCTTGCGAGAGATCAACAGAATGAAGAAATATTCATATCCGTAAGATATAATGCAACTCCTGGAACATACAGTTTAAGTCAAGATTCTTCATTTACAGGTTTTGATTATTCGCCAAGCTTTCAAGATTTTCATTACGGAGATGGTTCAGTAACTGTATTAATACATAATCCAGAAACTAATTTTCTAATGGGCACATTTAGTTGCACTGCATTGCCTGAGCTTGATGGAGTTGGTACTTATGAAATTACTGAAGGCCGTTTTTGTGTTACCTATCTTGATGGTTCTTTTATAGAGGACTAG
- a CDS encoding AI-2E family transporter — protein sequence MLDQRRTTNVLLLIIVVPLVFYLLKILSFIFIPLIFSMFIALLFLPIMRWLGRRKVPKFVSIIIVLLLVAGGLKIGFELIQLSSKQILANNTEFLSKAEVKLADLKVYLHDSFGIVFEQDKNFIGQFFEKENLGTTLGFLNSFLTSLLMTVFFVVLWLAESINVQKLLNNTLLKRKHTSVKTFLKIEKDLIKFIKVKFLVSALTGIFTGLMCVFFDVSFPIFWGLFAFAINFVQMVGSFISVILLSIFAFVEFDPTSTLFFFMLAITLVQVTFGAILEPIFMGKSFSINVIAVLVMLMFWGFLWGIPGLIMAIPITVFIKIILEQFPSTKIIASLLSGKETRPSKL from the coding sequence ATGTTAGATCAAAGACGTACAACTAATGTCCTACTGTTAATTATAGTAGTACCTCTTGTTTTTTATTTACTTAAAATATTATCCTTTATATTTATTCCATTAATATTTTCAATGTTTATAGCATTACTATTTCTACCAATAATGCGCTGGTTGGGAAGACGTAAAGTACCAAAATTTGTAAGCATAATTATTGTACTTCTTTTAGTAGCAGGAGGTTTAAAAATTGGTTTTGAATTAATTCAATTATCTAGTAAACAAATTTTAGCAAATAACACCGAATTTTTATCAAAAGCTGAAGTGAAATTAGCAGATCTTAAAGTGTATCTTCATGATAGTTTTGGTATTGTATTTGAACAGGATAAGAACTTCATTGGACAGTTTTTTGAAAAAGAAAATTTAGGAACAACATTAGGTTTTTTGAATTCATTTTTAACAAGCTTACTAATGACAGTGTTTTTTGTTGTGCTATGGTTGGCAGAATCTATAAATGTTCAGAAACTTTTAAATAACACTTTGCTTAAACGAAAACATACGTCTGTAAAAACCTTTTTGAAGATTGAAAAGGATCTAATTAAGTTCATTAAGGTTAAGTTCTTAGTGAGTGCATTAACTGGCATTTTTACTGGTTTAATGTGTGTGTTCTTTGATGTAAGTTTTCCAATTTTTTGGGGATTATTTGCTTTTGCTATAAACTTTGTGCAAATGGTAGGCTCTTTTATATCTGTAATATTGTTATCTATTTTTGCGTTTGTTGAGTTTGATCCAACAAGTACACTCTTCTTTTTTATGTTAGCTATTACTTTAGTTCAAGTAACATTTGGAGCAATTTTAGAACCAATTTTTATGGGTAAATCTTTTTCTATAAATGTTATTGCTGTATTAGTGATGCTCATGTTTTGGGGCTTTCTATGGGGAATTCCAGGCTTAATTATGGCTATACCAATTACAGTATTCATTAAAATTATTTTAGAGCAATTTCCGAGTACAAAAATTATAGCAAGTTTATTATCTGGAAAAGAAACACGGCCTAGTAAACTCTAG